In the genome of Bacteroides mediterraneensis, the window AGCGTGTTTTCTTGCATTGGTAATCAGAGTTTTTTCGTCAGATAGTTCCAACTTCAATTTATCAGCCATAAATTGCTTTATGTCCTCTTTGATTTGGATACAATCTTGCTTGCTACCGATTACTCCAATTAGAAAATCATCTGCATATCTTATGTATTTCAGTCGTTTGATACTGTCATCCATTTCATCACCGGCAGGATATTTCAGTCGTTCTTTGACAGTTTCTCTAATTTCCGCAGACAATTGTTTACGTTTCGTTTCATCAACAGTGTTTCGTAGTTTTGTAACTAACTTGGCTTTACGATGTCCGAGTTGTTTTGCAATCGGATTTTCCTTGCGTCTTTTCCCTTTGTTGAATTTTGTGATGTACTCCTTGATGTACTTGTCAAATTTGTCAAGGTAGATATTCGCCAATATAGGACTTATAATACCCCCTTGCGGAGTTCCACTGTATGATTTGTGGAATATCCAATCTTCAACATATCCCGCATTCAGGAATTTTCTGATAAGTCGGATAAACCTGTTATCAGAAATCCTTTCTGAAAGAATGGCTATCAATACTTCGTGGTCTATGTTATCGAAGAAGCCTTTAATGTCTCCCTCGATAAACCACTTTGTGCCATTGAATGACTTTTGAATGCTTGAGAGGGCAGTTTGAGGACTTCGTTGTGGTCTGAAACCATGTGAGGTATTTTCAAAACTGCCCTCATAGATGGCTTCCAAAATCATTCTGATAACATCTTGAAGAAGTTTATCCATAAATGACGGTATACCCAGCGGTCTCATTTTTCCGTTTTTCTTTGGAATGTAAACTCGCTGTGAGGGTTTAGGCTGATACGTCTCATTTCTGAGCGTATCAATCAACTGCTCAATATGGGACATACTGAAGCCGTCGACGGTTTTTCCGTCAACTCCTTTAGTCATATTGCCTTGTTTGGCATATATTCGTTGATAGGCTATGTAGTACATCTCTTCATTAAACAGTATCCGATACAAACGTTCGAACTTGTATTCCAAGTCGGAACTATGCTGTGTTAGACTGTTTAATATCTTTTCTGGATTTCTTTTCATGTCTCTCACACTTTCCAAAATTAACATTAAACGATAATGGCTGCTTCCCTTCGCCATGTACAAGGCTTTCCCTTGTTCGGACTACTACGGAAGCTCTGTTGCCATATGGGTTGCCCCACTTAGGCAATCCCCATTTAGACATATAATAACTATTTGGCTTGATAGATTGTCGGATACGATT includes:
- a CDS encoding reverse transcriptase domain-containing protein, with protein sequence MKRNPEKILNSLTQHSSDLEYKFERLYRILFNEEMYYIAYQRIYAKQGNMTKGVDGKTVDGFSMSHIEQLIDTLRNETYQPKPSQRVYIPKKNGKMRPLGIPSFMDKLLQDVIRMILEAIYEGSFENTSHGFRPQRSPQTALSSIQKSFNGTKWFIEGDIKGFFDNIDHEVLIAILSERISDNRFIRLIRKFLNAGYVEDWIFHKSYSGTPQGGIISPILANIYLDKFDKYIKEYITKFNKGKRRKENPIAKQLGHRKAKLVTKLRNTVDETKRKQLSAEIRETVKERLKYPAGDEMDDSIKRLKYIRYADDFLIGVIGSKQDCIQIKEDIKQFMADKLKLELSDEKTLITNARKHAKFLGYDVFVRKSNDTCRDKNGHLTRSLDHKIVLYVTTETMRKKLLEYDAVKITKQNGKEVWKPKGRPYMRCLDDLEIISQYNSEIMGFYNYYSIANNSPVIDSFYNIMEYSMYKTYAAKYTTSQKKIIAKYKKNGVFSIPYTNKKGYEVRREFYDKGFKRKELPNRNLDDRLPNTVAITGGRNGLITRLNARVCENCGATDNLEMHHVRKLKDLKGKSDWEIKMISRNRKTLAVCSVCHHKIHSGKLD